The Corynebacterium tuberculostearicum genome window below encodes:
- a CDS encoding S-ribosylhomocysteine lyase, with protein sequence MTDQNEKKLNVKSFELDHRLVSAPYIRVADRTDLGGGVEIIKYDLRFCQPNQDHLDTKALHSVEHMMANFMRNYTDKLIGFAPMGCRTGFYAITNGMEQDELLRAVEGALNDILNATEVPAANEEQCGWGAHHSLEGAQEAARAFLGAKDEWLQVMAA encoded by the coding sequence ATGACTGACCAGAATGAAAAGAAGCTCAACGTTAAGTCCTTCGAACTCGACCACCGCCTAGTCAGCGCGCCATATATCCGCGTGGCCGACCGCACGGATTTGGGCGGCGGCGTCGAAATCATCAAGTACGACCTGCGTTTCTGCCAGCCTAACCAGGATCACCTGGACACCAAGGCGCTGCATTCGGTGGAGCACATGATGGCAAACTTCATGCGCAATTACACCGATAAGCTCATCGGTTTCGCCCCGATGGGCTGCCGCACCGGCTTCTACGCCATCACCAACGGCATGGAGCAGGACGAGCTGCTGCGCGCGGTGGAAGGCGCGCTCAACGATATTCTTAACGCTACCGAGGTACCGGCCGCCAATGAAGAGCAGTGTGGTTGGGGTGCGCACCACAGCTTGGAGGGCGCGCAGGAGGCGGCCCGCGCATTCCTGGGCGCTAAGGATGAGTGGCTCCAGGTCATGGCAGCCTAA
- a CDS encoding YihY/virulence factor BrkB family protein has protein sequence MSTLDDAAEAPGAARTPGDLPSAEQPESKQPAGEQPAGTPSSAAATPVSESVYEGADKIVPSTVPTVVKIEGHTDEVDPLARGNRLRKESWGLVVRRVWADFFHDALMDRAATMTYFTLMAFAPTVLAAYSIATLIFSSRRAEVHELTSQFIADYVPSSMTEQAEKLVGSIIGSTAQGTFALVVSVLISLFAASAYVRAFSRTANTVYGRVEGRGIIRTWALMWGLTIVLVIGAVIVLFANLLRDTIVSGVIDPLAGKLEMQGTADFLGGIFMPVWNWLRFPLTVVIVLSLIAILYHFSPNVRPARFRWITLGSVVALSTNVVVWGAFALYAQRFAGASVYGAFSLIMAVFMAVWLSNTMLILGIKIDAEILRAKELQLGLHAARHIQAPPRSDAAAKSQARAQHDLEERSERIYRQAVRRGEREEG, from the coding sequence ATGAGCACTCTCGACGACGCCGCCGAGGCCCCCGGCGCCGCACGCACCCCTGGGGACTTGCCTTCTGCCGAACAGCCTGAAAGCAAGCAGCCCGCCGGCGAACAGCCTGCTGGCACTCCGTCGAGCGCCGCGGCTACTCCGGTGAGCGAATCCGTCTACGAGGGCGCGGATAAGATCGTGCCCAGCACCGTGCCCACCGTGGTCAAGATTGAGGGTCATACTGATGAAGTGGACCCCCTGGCCCGCGGCAATCGCTTGCGTAAGGAAAGCTGGGGGCTGGTGGTGCGCCGCGTGTGGGCCGATTTCTTCCATGATGCCTTGATGGACCGTGCGGCCACGATGACGTACTTCACGCTTATGGCCTTTGCCCCCACGGTGCTGGCCGCCTATTCCATCGCCACGCTCATTTTCTCCTCGCGGCGTGCCGAGGTACACGAATTAACCTCGCAATTCATTGCGGACTACGTGCCCAGTTCCATGACGGAGCAGGCCGAAAAATTGGTTGGCTCCATTATTGGTTCCACGGCGCAAGGCACCTTCGCGCTGGTGGTATCCGTGCTGATTTCGCTCTTTGCGGCCTCGGCCTATGTGCGCGCCTTCTCGCGCACGGCCAATACCGTCTATGGGCGAGTAGAGGGCCGCGGAATCATCCGCACTTGGGCGTTGATGTGGGGGCTGACCATCGTCCTCGTCATCGGTGCGGTCATCGTCCTCTTTGCTAACCTGCTGCGCGATACCATCGTGAGCGGCGTTATCGATCCCCTCGCGGGCAAGTTGGAGATGCAGGGCACCGCGGACTTTTTGGGTGGGATCTTCATGCCAGTGTGGAATTGGCTGCGCTTCCCGCTCACCGTGGTGATCGTGCTGAGCTTGATCGCCATCTTGTATCACTTTTCCCCGAACGTGCGGCCGGCGCGCTTTCGGTGGATAACCCTAGGCTCCGTCGTAGCGCTGAGCACCAATGTGGTGGTGTGGGGAGCATTTGCGCTGTATGCCCAGCGCTTTGCCGGAGCCAGCGTCTATGGCGCCTTCAGCCTCATCATGGCCGTATTCATGGCCGTGTGGCTATCTAATACGATGCTCATTTTAGGCATCAAGATCGATGCGGAAATCCTGCGCGCCAAGGAGCTGCAACTGGGCCTGCACGCCGCGCGGCATATTCAGGCCCCACCGCGTTCCGACGCCGCCGCAAAATCCCAGGCCCGCGCCCAGCACGACCTTGAGGAACGTTCCGAGCGCATCTATCGACAGGCGGTGCGCCGGGGAGAGCGGGAAGAAGGCTAG
- a CDS encoding AMP-binding protein — MADIHYGATLTDFLAAAVARFPQRPATYFAGQTLTYGELDAQVAAAAGALREMGVRPGDRVALLLPNCPQHVVAFFAILRLGAVVVEHNPRYTAHELTPLLAHHGARVAIAWEDIAPTVSAQVETTITVTLSEPLPLSGAPVDPHPTALADAALILYTSGTTARPKGVVLTHGNLAANCLQLETQAPLRAGHERFLAALPMFHSYGLTMSVLLAVRCAAEIILLPAPHTDAVTKALATRRPTWMPGVPTIYERAMAATPAAADTAASDAPTDLGGVRYSISGAASLPSRIIEPWEARTGGLLVEGYGLTETSPVLTINPLDDSRRAGTIGLPLPDTQLRIGDPADLCRTQPDGVAGEILARGPQVFGGYLADAPATAAAFHEGWFRTGDMGVREPDGHIRLVGRIKEIIITGGFNVYPGEVEEALTSHPDIAQAAVVGVPRSDGSEDVAACVVLAPGAQLNEPALRDHCRGLLARYKVPQRFFAMDKLAGDQLGKLRRRDVQRDLLALLNQG, encoded by the coding sequence ATGGCAGATATTCATTACGGCGCTACCCTGACGGATTTCCTCGCGGCCGCCGTCGCCAGGTTTCCCCAGCGCCCCGCCACCTATTTCGCTGGCCAGACGCTGACCTATGGCGAGCTCGACGCCCAGGTGGCGGCCGCGGCTGGGGCCCTGCGCGAGATGGGTGTGCGCCCCGGCGACCGCGTGGCGCTCCTGCTGCCCAATTGCCCGCAGCACGTGGTGGCATTCTTCGCCATTCTGCGCCTGGGCGCGGTGGTGGTGGAGCACAATCCGCGCTATACCGCGCACGAGCTCACCCCGCTGCTCGCCCACCATGGCGCCCGCGTGGCGATTGCCTGGGAGGACATCGCCCCCACCGTCTCCGCGCAGGTAGAGACCACCATTACCGTTACCCTCAGCGAGCCGCTTCCCCTCAGCGGCGCCCCGGTGGACCCGCACCCTACCGCTCTTGCCGACGCCGCCCTTATCCTCTACACCTCCGGCACCACCGCCCGCCCCAAGGGCGTGGTCTTAACCCACGGCAACCTAGCGGCCAACTGCCTGCAGCTGGAAACCCAAGCCCCGCTGCGCGCTGGCCACGAGCGCTTTTTGGCCGCGCTGCCCATGTTCCATTCCTATGGCCTGACGATGAGCGTGCTCCTCGCGGTGCGCTGCGCGGCCGAGATCATCCTGCTGCCCGCCCCACACACCGACGCGGTGACCAAGGCGCTTGCCACCCGCCGCCCCACCTGGATGCCGGGCGTGCCCACCATCTACGAGCGCGCCATGGCGGCCACTCCCGCGGCCGCAGACACCGCCGCTTCTGACGCGCCCACGGATCTCGGCGGGGTACGCTACTCCATCTCGGGCGCAGCTTCCCTCCCCTCGCGCATTATCGAGCCATGGGAGGCGCGCACCGGCGGCCTGCTGGTGGAAGGCTATGGGCTCACGGAAACCTCTCCCGTACTGACCATCAATCCTCTCGATGACTCCCGGCGCGCCGGCACCATCGGCCTGCCGCTGCCGGATACGCAGCTGCGCATCGGCGATCCGGCCGATCTCTGCCGTACCCAACCGGATGGCGTGGCCGGCGAAATTCTCGCCCGCGGCCCGCAGGTTTTTGGCGGCTACCTTGCCGACGCCCCCGCCACCGCCGCCGCCTTCCATGAAGGCTGGTTCCGCACCGGGGACATGGGCGTGCGCGAGCCCGATGGCCATATCAGGTTGGTGGGCCGCATCAAGGAAATCATCATCACCGGTGGCTTCAATGTCTATCCCGGCGAGGTTGAGGAGGCCTTAACCTCCCACCCTGACATCGCCCAGGCCGCGGTCGTAGGTGTTCCTCGCTCCGATGGTTCAGAAGATGTCGCCGCTTGCGTGGTGCTTGCCCCCGGCGCGCAGCTCAATGAGCCCGCCTTGCGCGACCATTGCCGCGGGTTGTTGGCGCGCTATAAGGTCCCGCAACGATTTTTTGCCATGGATAAGCTCGCGGGAGATCAGCTCGGCAAGCTGCGCCGCCGCGATGTCCAGCGCGATCTCCTCGCCCTACTCAACCAGGGCTAG
- a CDS encoding long-chain-fatty-acid--CoA ligase, giving the protein MSASTSQAWLQHYSDWTPHTLDYGDKTIVDYYRDNLRVNANKSATYFFGRTHTYAELDSQVRAAAAGLKAFGIRPGDKVAIVLPNCPQHVAAFYAVQLLGATVVEHNPLYTAPELEGLLNDHGARVAISWDKTAFTLERLRSTTPLETIVSVNMVDAMPPIKRLALRLPIPPLAAKREQLTSPAPNTVEWSTLIGAAIGGDGSDLDVPEISQDDIALILYTSGTTGKPKGALLSHGNLIANAIQGKAWVPQMGKQQERFLAALPIFHAYGMTTLCIFSIYLGAELILVPSPQMPLIMDIVKKRTPTWLPGVPTLYQKIMDAAEEKDVDLSGIRNAFSGAATLPVEIVERWEALTGGRLVEGFGMTETSPVLTANPMNGKHRPGYVGVPFPDTEVRIANPENLDETQPDGQPGEMLARGPQIFQGYFGNAAATEKTFHNGWFRTGDMALMEPDGYLKLVSRIKEIIITGGFNVYPAEVEEAIAQHPDVVEVAAVGRPRQDGSEDVVGCVTLRDGAVLDPEGLKEFCRTRLTRYKVPRTFYHFEDLARDHLGKIRRHQVRKDLLELLEAEA; this is encoded by the coding sequence GTGTCCGCTTCCACCTCCCAAGCCTGGCTCCAGCACTACAGCGACTGGACCCCACACACGCTGGACTACGGCGATAAAACCATCGTCGACTACTATCGCGATAACCTGCGGGTCAATGCCAATAAATCCGCCACCTACTTCTTCGGCCGCACGCACACCTACGCGGAGCTCGACTCCCAGGTGCGCGCCGCCGCGGCCGGCCTCAAGGCTTTTGGTATTCGCCCCGGCGACAAGGTCGCCATCGTGCTGCCTAACTGCCCCCAGCACGTCGCGGCCTTCTACGCGGTGCAATTGCTTGGCGCCACCGTGGTCGAACACAACCCGCTCTATACCGCCCCGGAGCTAGAAGGCTTGCTCAATGACCACGGCGCGCGCGTGGCCATCTCCTGGGATAAAACCGCCTTCACGCTGGAAAGACTGCGCTCGACCACCCCGCTGGAGACCATCGTCTCCGTCAACATGGTCGATGCCATGCCACCGATCAAGCGCCTCGCGCTGCGCCTGCCCATCCCACCGCTGGCCGCCAAGCGCGAGCAGCTCACCAGCCCCGCGCCCAATACCGTGGAGTGGTCCACCCTCATCGGCGCAGCGATTGGCGGCGATGGCTCGGACCTCGATGTCCCTGAGATCTCCCAGGACGATATCGCGCTCATCCTCTATACCTCCGGCACCACCGGAAAGCCCAAGGGTGCGCTCCTCTCGCACGGCAACCTCATTGCCAATGCCATCCAGGGCAAGGCCTGGGTGCCGCAGATGGGCAAGCAACAAGAGCGCTTCCTCGCGGCACTGCCCATCTTCCATGCCTATGGCATGACCACGCTGTGCATCTTCAGCATCTACCTTGGCGCCGAGCTCATCCTGGTCCCCTCTCCGCAGATGCCGCTGATTATGGACATCGTGAAAAAGCGCACGCCTACCTGGCTGCCGGGCGTGCCCACGCTGTATCAGAAGATCATGGACGCGGCCGAGGAAAAGGACGTGGACCTAAGCGGCATCCGCAATGCCTTCTCAGGCGCCGCCACGCTGCCCGTAGAGATTGTGGAGCGCTGGGAAGCCCTGACCGGCGGTCGGCTGGTGGAGGGCTTCGGCATGACGGAGACTTCCCCGGTGCTCACTGCCAACCCCATGAACGGCAAGCACCGCCCCGGCTATGTAGGCGTGCCCTTCCCGGATACGGAGGTGCGTATTGCCAACCCTGAGAATCTGGATGAAACCCAACCCGATGGCCAACCGGGCGAGATGCTCGCGCGCGGCCCGCAGATTTTCCAGGGCTATTTTGGCAATGCCGCCGCTACCGAAAAGACCTTCCACAATGGCTGGTTCCGCACCGGCGATATGGCGCTCATGGAGCCGGATGGCTATCTCAAGCTGGTCAGCCGTATCAAGGAAATCATCATCACCGGCGGCTTCAACGTCTACCCTGCCGAGGTGGAAGAGGCGATTGCCCAGCATCCCGACGTCGTGGAGGTCGCCGCCGTGGGCCGCCCGCGCCAGGATGGCTCCGAGGATGTCGTCGGCTGCGTCACCCTGCGCGATGGCGCCGTGCTTGATCCAGAAGGCCTGAAGGAATTCTGCCGCACACGCCTGACCCGCTATAAGGTGCCGCGCACCTTCTACCACTTCGAAGATCTGGCGCGCGACCACCTGGGCAAAATCCGCCGCCACCAGGTGCGCAAGGACCTACTCGAGCTGCTGGAGGCAGAGGCCTAA
- a CDS encoding methylated-DNA--[protein]-cysteine S-methyltransferase, with translation MFRLIDSPLGPLRLQASPRGLSRVDITAASTPQEAADSAVKGDSEKHSAAVLDAAQTQLAEYFAGRRRAFELPLDPPRTTDFRAAVHAQLMKIAYGETVTYRDVAKKLGRPGATRAVGSACGANPLLIVRPCHRVLRSDGGLGGYAGGLEAKRFLLALEEI, from the coding sequence ATGTTCCGCCTCATCGATAGCCCCCTCGGACCCCTGCGCTTACAGGCGAGCCCGCGGGGCCTTTCCCGCGTCGACATCACTGCGGCCAGCACCCCGCAGGAAGCGGCGGACAGCGCGGTTAAAGGGGACTCCGAAAAGCACAGCGCAGCTGTGCTCGATGCGGCACAGACACAGCTGGCGGAGTATTTCGCTGGCCGGCGCCGCGCCTTCGAGTTGCCCCTAGACCCGCCCAGAACGACGGACTTTCGCGCCGCAGTCCACGCGCAGTTGATGAAGATTGCTTATGGGGAGACGGTCACTTATCGCGACGTCGCCAAGAAGCTCGGCCGGCCCGGCGCGACGCGGGCCGTGGGCAGTGCGTGCGGCGCCAATCCCCTACTCATCGTGCGGCCGTGCCACCGTGTACTGCGCAGCGATGGCGGGCTTGGCGGATACGCGGGTGGTCTGGAAGCCAAACGTTTTTTGCTGGCGCTGGAAGAAATCTAG